TCGGCCGTAAATGAACACCGAGATACAAGCTCTAGACCGAAGCACTGATCAGAGGTTTGAGGACAAGGCGAGCTTCATTGCAACCTATCGCCGGATCAACAGACAGCCTCAAACGCTAAGTCGATGTGGACGATAACCTCTGCGATGAAACGAGAAGATCACCTCGATGCACCCACAAGCCATGGGCCAAGAGCATGGTTTGAGCCACGAGAACCGGGTGTGGCAATCTTTCCGAAGAACCAGGGAGACGGATCAGCAGATCGCATTTCGTGCAGAAACTAAAAGAGACATCCGGGAGATTCTGCCGCCGGGCGGCACCTGACGATGATACACAATTACCGCAGTGTCGTTTATCGGTTGAGCTACTGCGAAGCTGATAGGGCTGCAGACAATCCGTGACACTGGGCCCCGTGAATGAGAGCAAGGGTGACATAGCGCCTGGCATGATGGCGCTGAAATGGGCACCCTCCGACCCGGAATCATATGGACTAATTCAAATGAAACACATGTGTGTTTCTGGAGGAGGTAGAATACTGAGGAAAAACTGCTCAAGGGCAAgtgtgtggtggttttggcgtgAGACGAGGCGAGAAAAAAGTGAGGCGGACGAGGTCAAGCTCTGGGCAACCAGTAGAATGGCACCTTGGAGATTCCATACATGCAATACTGTGCCTTCCACGAGCCTGTAGAAGGATGTCCCTGAATGGCTAGAACCAAGAAGAGCACTAGGATGGAAGCGGTACTGTACTTAGTGACATTCTTCTCAAGCCTCCTCGACCGTAACCGCGCTTCAACTGACCACCTCAGCCAAGGACCTTGGTTCAACACAGGCATATAAGGACACCAGAGTTCCCGTTGCTTTGACAATGACGATGACAGGGAGCTCAGTACCTTTTCCCAACATTATCATTATTTCCCGTCGCCCAAAATGTCGTCTTCGCCGCCTGAATCGATGAACAGATACTGGATTCCCAATCTGGATATCCACAAAAAGGTCATCACTCAGGAGCTTCAGTATTACCTCGGACCCGACGCGAGCGTGAGGCCTTTTACTCGAGAGGTGTGAAAAAATGCCCTTCCGTGAGGTTTGCGACAGGCTGACGAGTGCAAACTTTCAGGGTGAAGATGGCTTCTTGATCACCACACCAGGACCTTGCCTGTCAGATGTGAGCCGCCGATTCCACACCAGAGCTCCGATCGAGCCCCAACGTTGACAATGCCCCCAGGAGCAAATAGACGACATATGCGTCAAGTCAAAGCAGCTGTGGGAGAAACAGGCAGCAGCGCGTGCAGCCGGCAGTTCGAGCAAATCCCTCAAGCGACCTCTTCACGCACCTGTATCACTCGGGAAGTCGGGCGGCACCAGTGAATCGTCCAGTAGACGGAGAAAGCCCAGAAGCCATCGGGATGACAGACGATGAGAGTTTGGGGGATACCCACTATCGGGCACGAGGTAGCTTGGTTCAGATCGTTTCGGATGCCTGATGAGGGGACAGTAGCAGAGGGATCAATGTGGAACGTGGGGAAGCAAGCCACAAGGGGCGAATGGTGAAGCAGAGTGACTGAAGTTGGCGGTTTGAGGTGCATGTGCCATATCGATTGTTGTGTTATGGTGGTTGTAGAGTATTTGGTCGACCAGCAATATCGTGCCATCTGGCAATGGAACGGCGTTTTCCTATCTTCGGCGGATAACTGCAGTGCATGATGCGCGTCGGATTCTGCAACCGAGAGAGCTAGCCCAAATTCGAAAGCCTCCACTCGTTCCAATTGGAATATTGC
The sequence above is a segment of the Podospora pseudocomata strain CBS 415.72m chromosome 2 map unlocalized CBS415.72m_2, whole genome shotgun sequence genome. Coding sequences within it:
- a CDS encoding uncharacterized protein (EggNog:ENOG503P5NZ); translated protein: MSSSPPESMNRYWIPNLDIHKKVITQELQYYLGPDASVRPFTREGEDGFLITTPGPCLSDEQIDDICVKSKQLWEKQAAARAAGSSSKSLKRPLHAPVSLGKSGGTSESSSRRRKPRSHRDDRR